The sequence AAttccacctttcatgagggTCCCAAGTGTGGTTGGTCACAGGGGTCACACTCTCTTTTAAGCATCTTTTGCCTTTGATAATGTCAATAAGAAAGAGGATCAAGTTTTCTTGTGCCCATGGTGAATGAGAACAATGAGACTTGAGATGCGTGTGTGGAGTAAAGATAGGAATTGAGATCCAGATCCAACCCGACCAACTCTGACACCAATTGACTTTAAGGAATAAATTAAAATGGGTCATGTACCAACTAGCTAGTTTTCCACACATAAGTAATCTCTTGTACTGGATTAACGTATTCTTCGCTAACGTAATGTCTGACTTTGACTAAGAAACTTTGGAGTGACTTTTGCAGAAATATTAGTTAGGTTGGTTTGAAAGAACCAAAGAAAATATTGCTGCCAGCCTCCACTAATTTTGATTGAAACAGATTGAAGAATTAGCTAAATAAGGTCAGACTTTTAAGCAAAATGGGTAACCATGAAAGCTGACTGATCACCTTTCAACTTGTTATTAGATAATAAAGAATAGATCAAGTTTTCTAAAGGCTACAGTGAATAGGAATTTAATCATTGAATTGATTTTAGATGCACGATAGGTATTAAGGGAGTATTTTGGGAAGATTCTAAAACCCTATAGGGGCTTGTGAACCTTAGGATTGAATGATAAACCTTACTGTgcggtgaaagaaaacttctctcttttatttttgtataaaaATGAAGTAGCCTATAAGTTAGCTTAGTTGGTTCTCGGTTTCTCTAAGATGTTGTTTTGGTAGACATCTTTCCCAAAGGATATGCTCTCTATTATTTATACTTTTGGCCCCACAGAGGATGTATAAATCTTAACCCTTTGGGAACTCTTGCTTTGTACGACATATAAgggaattttaaaaaagaaaaatatatgaatTCATTGTCACCCTTTAAAGTAGTATCCCAgtttctttttccatatatacTAGAAAAATAATGGCCTCTTGTATCGCATGAGTTATATAACAATTGctaatattaataaaaatatatttagtTCATTTAGAAAGAGTTTCATAAATGATGTACTCCCATTGTGCCATGTGGACAAATGATATAACTATTATGACTAGATAAAGTGGACATGTCTAGATCAGCCATGTATTGAATTTAAAGTAATCCAATCATAGCTTGTGTATTGGCATGAATCTCAATGTATTTTTATACACATTTTGAGGACATCAACCATTACCATAGAGAGAgggtttgagaatggaattgggaTCTGAATCCGATCTagcttttcaagattttttttcttttttagctaGCCTACATGTACGTTGAATTCATTTGTGCCATACTCTCTGGTGGATAGGGACCAACGTTGGATCAATGAGCTATACTTATCACTAACCACTaacttatttattattatattataaaaGATGGGGATAGGAGGGCCAAACCTTTGACCTTCCTTAGGGTTATGTTAGTGCCTGGCCCAGAGCTGAAAGCTCATCCCAcaaaatatgtattttttttttaaatattaacaCTATTAAATACAAATAAGATATATATGATTTTTATGCATACTTTTTTGAACAATATGTTTAGAAAATTTGGATCAATGAGCTATACTTATCACTAACCACTAACTTATTTATGTTAGCTTTTCATTGTTTTAGTCTTATTGAGTTAGTGTATTTCTGGTGAATTtgtattataaaaattttctcaAGTGATCTACACTTGTCTTTCTACTTATAAATAGACTGTGTCATAATTATCTCCCAGGATgcgtttggtagccaagaaaagaaaagaaaagaaatgataagaaaagagaaaaagtatgtatgtttgactatcattagaagagaagaaaataaaagtcttttgtattttcttatgttttcttgtgtatCTGccaagaggttttttttttttttttttttttgggaggggggggttGGGCGCTGCAAAATAGAACTTCACCATTCCCAatatgaattttgaaattcaaaaaataaaaaatcttctcttggtttaggacatgccaagcacaaatagaacttcttaaaccaagaaaattgtacttttttttctcttcttttcttttcttctcttggctacccaACACAACCTTTGTGAAAGTGACAACGGTTGAACGTAGGACTGTGTACAACCCATGGATAAGAtcttagtcaaaaaaaaaaaaatttgttgtaaataaaaatctattatatttaaacaaaaaaaaaattatagagatAATGAATTTTGGGGAAGAAGAACCCTAGATTATCTCATAATCGGATTTTTCAAAATACTATTTTGGATATCCGCCTAAGAATTTTGTATACATTAATATTTTTAacaaagattttcaaaattttctttgatttttaattttgagTTAAGGTTTAGGTAGCCTCCATTTACACTAACTTCATCGGTGGTGCAtcatttcccaaaaaataaaattcagattttttttttcaaagcttATAATTATTAAATACAAGCAAGAAATGTTTTTGAAAGACCTcttactaggggtgtcaatcggtcggtccggcacagtttcggtctgggttgagtcggtttcggtgtgggaaagttgaaaccgaaactgaaccaataaggaaattccagtttcggtttggtttcggtttcggtgcggtttggtttctagtttgtcttcggtttcttaaatcgatttgtaaccgggttggttttggtttttggtccagtttggattcgactttccatacaaatgtttacaaaactatgcaaattttgatttttttttaatgaattttggagtgtttcggtttcttactggtttggtttcagtttcggtccgggttttgagctggtttcggtttggttttaggttcatccggtttccggtgcggttcgatttggtttggttttggggttgcaatactccaaaccgaaccgacccaataaggcttcggttcgtttcggtccgtgttgttatcgattCAATCCGACCAATTTTACCGattcggtttaagaattgacacccctacctcttACCATGGCTATGTCTTCAATGAAAACCATGGCTCTGTTTTCAATGAAAACTTTGAATGTCAATGGTTGATGCATTTAAATTAAATTGTGATCTAAGTTTTCCACACAACAGTAATATCctattgaattttttaatctAAAGATAATATTCTGAGCTAGGTTTGAAAACTTGGGAGTGGACCCTTGAAATTTGACTAGCCTCTATGACTCCATGAAAATTCATGCCATAGATGAGTGGCTTTGAATTTATCAAatttaaataatattaaaaacaaagaagatctACTTCTTTACATGTAATTAATAATTAGTTAGTAATCAAAACttagataataaaaaataaaattaaacataaagatatatatatatatatatatatatataattagatAGTAGCCCATGCTTAGATAAGTATTGGAAAAACTTTGACGAatatatagtaaaaaaaaaaaaagataatatcaTTATCATATTCCCATGTCAAAGAGAATGTAATATACGATAGAATTAGATATTTTATTTGACTTCTGAAATGTTCACATGAAGTGCTGAATTGATTCAATCCCAAATCCCTAAAGACGACTAATGGCAGGAGACCCATGACACCCTCAGGAATGCATTTAAGAGTATAATAATATATGACAATCCAATCTACTGTACGtttaaattaatataaaatgggctatatttattattattattattattattattattattattattattattattatttctaatGGGACAATTGAATTCACCCTCAATTTTATAGATTTGTAGGAGTCAATTGTGGGAGGCCGCAGCCTATTGCTCAACCAATAAGGAATGACAGTGAGTTTATTTGGGAAGCACCTGGTCTTGCCCTATATGTCGAAGAGTAAATAGTATGATTTCTGCATGTTGCACGTTGACCTTTAACAATAATAAACAAATTTCTTCATCACctgaaagaaaatttatttgattaggttcttttgtttctttatgcATTTCTCATCTCTTATCTTAATAGTTGAGGTCTGGGTTTGATGGCCATTAAAGCTGTAAGAGGGAGTGTAAAACTAaactctttacttttcttttttagctAAGATAGATAAAGAGTCTAACCCTCATTTTTCCTGCTTCTTATATGGGATGAAATCCTTATTCTAACcctccaaattaaaaataaaaaaaataaataaatatgtaatTGTCGaggtacgatgtcttgtattctactGCTTGTAAAGTAGACTGATTTCGTTAAGAAACCGAAAGCTTTAAGATCTGAAAGAGTTGACCTACTTTACACATTATCATAGTATCATAGTATTCTTCTTCAAATAAATTGATTGCTAAACCTATCTATAATTTACCCCAACAATTTGTTATCGCTTCAAAGAATTCTGCTAGTAATACATTTATTTCTAAGAATTTATTTCTTACAAGAAGAttcaaaaaaaacaaataaaaaaaaggttacaAATAGATTCATTCATGGAAGAAAGAACCCTGCTGCCAACTTGCGTGGCTCTATACCCAGGCCCCAGACTCTCCCATCATTTATTTACCACACAAgaacatatatataataattaagATCTAATACAATAGAGATTTATTGGGATGATAGTACATAAGTATTGGTGAATGGTGGTGACTGTACGTGCAGCTGATGCTACACTCTACGTAATTTGAGATGAACACCTTGTTGTGGACGAAGTGTAATAATGTTGGCAGGAGTATGAGTATAGGATGGAGAGAGCTCAAATGTGAAACGTTGTAGAATAGTTGCCAAACCCAACTTTGTTTCAACCATGGCAAATTGTTGCCCAATGCATATCCGATGGCCACCACCAAATGGGAAGAATAAAAATTGATTGTTTGTAGCTTTAGCAACTCCTTCTGAGAATCTCTCTGGTTTGAACTCATCTACATCTTTACCCCAGAATTCACTAGAATGATGAAAAAGGACCGTAGGTATTACAATTTCTACTCCAGCTGGGAGAGTTGTATCTCCATGTTTAAAGTCCTTGTTGGTAAACCGAAGGAGAGTTGGTGCTGGTGGATATAGTCTAAGCAATTCCAACAAAATCATGGGAATCTGCAATATATTTGTGaaagaaaatttagaaaattaaGCTATATTATATGTGTGAGCCAtgatatagcaaaaaaaaaatgtgagccATGGAGCTGAACTAGGTCTGGAAcaaaatctagggttttgaaTCCATCAAAACCAGGTATTTTTCTAAGCTATTGCCAGAAATTTGGGCCGAAACTTCACAATTTTAGCCAAGATGGCCAagatttagaaccatgcttCTAAGTAAATTTATACTTACGATTTTGAGTTGGTTTAGTCCATCCCAATGTGGCTTTTCGTTCCCAAAGACTTGACAGACCTCTTCCCTTGCACGGACTTGCCATTCTGGGTGCAAACTTAATACGACCATCGCCCATGTCAACAAAACTGCTACAGTCTCTTGCCCGGCAAAGTAGAATACTTTGCAATGTCCAATGATATCATCAATAGTTATCTTTCCTTGATCTTGGTAGAAGGATTCTAGTAACAGGGATAGTAAATCCTTGTGGCTCTCTCCTGTTTTCAAAACTTTTACTTTGCCATTGATGATCTTTGTCAATAGACTGTTCACTTCTTTATTAGTTTCCTTCATTCTTCTATTGTCTTTCGTGGGCAAATATCTGTACACATAATGTTTGCGTAGGCAAGGATTCAGATTccatggtatatatatatatatatatgtacttcAAATTCTTATTTTGTAAGAGTTACTATTTTCGTTACATAGCTATACCTATAGCCTGGGACGTATATGGATCGAAGAAGAACTGCTCCAAGCTCAGCTTGCTCATGTTGAATATGGAAAATCCGTTTCCCTTCTTCATAGCTGCTGCCAAACAGTGTCCGAGAGATAACATCTGCACTTAAAGTATCCAGATAAGGCCAAACATCTACTTCACTATACTCCTCTGATGGAACAACCTTTAACAAACCGTtgatcaaatcccttgagctTGTATTAATTGCTGCTGACATGAActgcaaaaataataaaaatttataaaagcACAAGAGGATATTTGACTGAATCaggttttgaaatttgacatgtgactaaTTGATGAACAATCATGAAACAatctcaaaaaggaaaataccttcaacttttctaaatggaaggCGGGGTTCATAATCCTTCTGTGCATGGACCATTTATCTCCCTCGTAATTAAAAATTCCATAGGCCATCATCTTGATGATGGGATCCAATTCAGGCTTCTTAATGATACCAGATTTGTCATTGAGAATGGCATATGCCATATTAGGATCCATAACGTGCACATGTGGACAATTTCCAATCCAAAATGCAGACTTCATACCTGcaattaattttcaattattgatcatggtaaataaaaaaaaaaaaaaaacttctcaattAAAGAGAAATTGTTCTTGGTCCAAGAGCACATCCTACATCAGCATTCTCTATGCATATTTCTCTCTTCAATTAAGGAGTAGGAGATGTCATTTAATCACATTAGAGCTAGACTGAAACTTGACTGCCACCAAGGTGagtattttatttaaaataacaCCACCAGCGAAActtcttatcaaaaaaaaaaactaaaagacGATCGAATAAGGAAAAAGACCGGGTAACAAGAACTTGGGTAGCTGTCAAAACAATTTCactcacttttctctctctcctcatttaaaaTGACCTCAATGTTCCTCTCATCCTTATCACTTATTGGTTGAGCCACTAGTTACCCATCGATTAGTTACCTTCGTCTAagataattataaataaataaataaaaataaaaagataatcaTACCATAAGTCTTGATGATATGAAGGTTCCAAGGGGCCACACGTTCAGCAACTGCATGAGTTATTTTGATAGGTTTTGACTCAGATTCCATTTGCATCTTCGCATAGTCAAACATGTTCCCAAATGGAAACTTGTATGGAGTGAGATTGTAGCCTTGCTCCCTTAGAAGCCTCTCCAGCTTCTTGGGTTGCAACCAAAAGAAATCCAACAATTTCCATACACACCACAAAATTAAACTGCCAAGTGTCACCATCACAATGGATGACCCAACGTCTCTCATAGCTGCAGCCATTACTAGCACCAAAGCTTCGTCCACTGTAAAAGAGATTAATCATGATGGAGACTAAGTCACCCTACCATAATAAACCCTAAATTTTATGGGTaaatagaaaatcaatttttttttcctaatagaACGAAAATCATATTAATCATATTAATAGAACCATGATAAATAtgtcaaaaatatatatatgcaaaGGAGTTAAATCCTAGATTTCTCAAATAGGAAATTAATGTGGAAGCATGCAAACATAATAATTTGAAATCCGTTTTAAAGGAAAAGATATGAACACTTTCTCAAATCATGATAAGGAGATAAGCCCCAAATTTTCCATAGATAATTAATGTCAGAGATTTGGAAAGCTCTTCAATTGAGAAGAACTTTATTAtcatgaaaaattcaaaaaatgagagaaaaaagataACCATTAAACTATTGATCCACCTTCGACAGAATAAATgtcttttatcaaaaaaaaaaaaaaaaaacttggaacTATATAACTCAGAGGTTGTGATACGTAATGGGGAGAAAGAAGCTCTTACTACCAAACAGAAAGAAAGCTAACTATGGAAAAGGAGAGCTACCTCAAGGTTGGTTGCTGCTGCTGCGAGATACTAACAACTAATTCCAACCTGGCCTTTTATAGATGGAGCTAGAAGGATCAAATGACCATTCAAACCCGTTGTGGTTACGTGTACTAATGGGTTGAgactaaaataataaatgattaTATTAGTATTGTTTGTTTAGGGTATCCATCCTATGgtcaaatttaaaatatttggaAGACATAGGgtcaaatttaaaatatttggaAGACATGGGATGGGTCTATGAAGATCTAATTGCATTCATTGCCAATTCAAAAAATAGTTTGGTAAGTAGGACATGATCAGAAATGGCATTGGCTGATTCTTCATTGACAGTTTGTTTCCACTGCTTCTGATCTGATTTTTTAAATCATGTGTGTACTAATTCTTATTATCTAGTCAAAGTTCAAAATTCCCTCttaatttcttcttcaaaaGGGAGAGGGAAACTATAGCGATCAGTAGCAAGTCACACAGTTCCCTTAATGGTGTCAATTCGGTATGGTACAAATATTTGGTATCATACAGCAGGTCAAGTGTCAATATCGATATCATATCGAGAAAAATCCTACATTTCTATATTGATACTATACTTGCTTAGTATGATTACTTATAATATATCTGTCATCTTTGTCTtttatgtgtgtatatatatttgatatttcgATACATATTCAATATTTGATATGGTATTAAGTATTCCATGTAGTTTTTTTGTAATTCAGTACAGTTTGGTACATAACAAACGGTTGTCTTAAATACTGATACCATACcgtactaaaaaaataaaaaattaattaattaattaaaaaaaattctcatatcGAAAGCGTACCAAATATCCTAGCTATGATTTCGATCGATATAGTAATTTAATACGATTTCAACACCGATATTCAATattgataccaaattgacaccctaatAACTTTACTACCCTACTCATCAGAATTATGCATGCCGTTCTTCCCAATAATCCTTTTCAGGATCCCCCTGCATGCAGTTCAATATTTTACTGTGTGATGCCATTACATGTTTATGAAATTGGCTTTACTAAAGGTTGACTATGAAATGGTGCCAATCGTGGGCACAATTTTGAAGGTAATACCAATACAAACTTAATAATGTAATAATAGATAAAATTGTAGCAAACAGTACTGATGAAGTttaatcaaaaaaaaagaagaagaagaaataaaattgtAGAAATCacttactaaaaaaaataaaggtaaaatcATGCCGTTCGATGGGGGAGAGCGAGGGATGTGTG is a genomic window of Macadamia integrifolia cultivar HAES 741 chromosome 13, SCU_Mint_v3, whole genome shotgun sequence containing:
- the LOC122059066 gene encoding cytochrome P450 72A15-like encodes the protein MAAAMRDVGSSIVMVTLGSLILWCVWKLLDFFWLQPKKLERLLREQGYNLTPYKFPFGNMFDYAKMQMESESKPIKITHAVAERVAPWNLHIIKTYGMKSAFWIGNCPHVHVMDPNMAYAILNDKSGIIKKPELDPIIKMMAYGIFNYEGDKWSMHRRIMNPAFHLEKLKFMSAAINTSSRDLINVK